The Pedobacter roseus genome contains a region encoding:
- a CDS encoding 3-keto-disaccharide hydrolase, whose product MKKIFLSACILLAVTQISKAQKGFKPLFDGKTTTGWHTYNKTTVGSGWQVQDGALHLDLAKKGTDGGGDLVTDKEYGDFHLKYEWKVAPKANSGLIFYVHEEPKYHATYSTGLEMQVIDNDGHPDGKITKHRAGDLYDLVKSSSEPVKPVGQWNKAEIISKKGNLTLILNGVEVVKTTLWDDNWKKIVAVSKFATWENWGTFKTGKIALQDHGDEVWYKNISIKEL is encoded by the coding sequence ATGAAAAAAATCTTTCTTTCTGCTTGTATTCTGTTAGCAGTTACACAAATATCAAAAGCTCAAAAGGGCTTCAAACCACTGTTTGATGGTAAAACCACTACAGGATGGCATACCTATAACAAAACTACTGTTGGTAGTGGCTGGCAGGTTCAGGATGGTGCATTGCACCTGGATTTAGCCAAAAAAGGCACTGATGGCGGTGGTGATTTGGTTACAGACAAAGAATATGGCGATTTCCATTTAAAATATGAGTGGAAAGTAGCTCCAAAAGCCAATAGTGGTTTAATTTTTTACGTTCACGAAGAGCCTAAATATCACGCTACCTACTCTACAGGTTTAGAAATGCAGGTAATTGATAACGACGGTCACCCGGATGGAAAAATCACCAAACACCGTGCTGGCGATTTATACGACCTTGTAAAAAGCTCATCTGAGCCGGTTAAACCTGTTGGTCAATGGAATAAAGCAGAAATCATTAGTAAAAAAGGTAATTTAACTTTAATTTTAAACGGAGTTGAAGTGGTAAAAACCACCCTTTGGGATGATAACTGGAAAAAAATTGTTGCAGTCAGTAAATTTGCAACATGGGAAAACTGGGGAACGTTTAAAACCGGCAAAATTGCCCTGCAAGATCACGGAGATGAAGTTTGGTACAAAAACATCTCGATAAAAGAACTTTAA
- a CDS encoding nucleoside permease, translated as MNSTTRFKLSAMMFLEFFIWGAWFVTLGAFLNNNLKATNSEIGSVFSTQSWGAIIAPFIIGLIADRYFNAERILGVLHIIGAILMYQMYTAPDVSVFYPYVLAYMILFMPTLALVNSVSFNQMKDAEKEFANIRVFGTIGWIIAGLLISFAFHWDSPEGIQAGLLKSTFLMAGIASLVLGIFSFTLPATPPKVAKDEKIKIGDILGLDALKLLKDKNFAVFFISSILICIPLAFYYQNAGLFLADIKVSNPTGKMAIGQVSEALFLLAIPVFFSKYGFKKTIIVGMLAWAVRYVLFAYGNAGNLSFMLIIGIALHGVCYDFFFVSGQIYTNSKAGEKFKSAAQGIITLATYGVGMLIGFKVAGLITDMYKTGEVTDWKMVWIIPAGIAAAVFLLFALLFNDKTKSEIEAKAV; from the coding sequence ATGAATAGCACTACTCGCTTTAAACTCTCTGCCATGATGTTCCTGGAATTTTTTATCTGGGGTGCATGGTTTGTAACTTTAGGAGCTTTCTTAAACAATAACCTAAAGGCAACCAATTCTGAAATTGGTTCTGTATTTTCAACACAATCCTGGGGCGCAATTATTGCTCCATTTATCATTGGCCTTATCGCCGACAGGTATTTTAACGCTGAAAGAATTTTAGGTGTTTTACACATTATTGGTGCTATTTTAATGTACCAGATGTATACTGCGCCAGATGTAAGCGTTTTTTACCCTTACGTTTTAGCTTACATGATTTTGTTCATGCCTACCCTTGCACTGGTAAATTCGGTTTCTTTTAACCAAATGAAAGATGCTGAAAAAGAATTTGCAAACATCAGGGTATTCGGTACAATCGGGTGGATCATTGCTGGTTTACTGATCAGTTTTGCATTTCACTGGGATTCTCCGGAAGGAATTCAGGCGGGATTATTAAAAAGCACCTTTTTAATGGCTGGTATCGCTTCTTTGGTCTTAGGAATATTTAGTTTTACTTTACCTGCTACTCCTCCAAAGGTTGCCAAAGACGAAAAAATAAAAATTGGTGACATTTTAGGTCTGGATGCGTTAAAACTATTAAAAGATAAAAATTTTGCTGTTTTCTTCATCTCTTCCATCCTGATCTGTATCCCATTAGCCTTTTATTATCAAAATGCGGGCCTTTTCCTGGCAGATATTAAAGTTTCAAACCCAACAGGTAAAATGGCCATCGGTCAGGTTTCCGAAGCACTATTTTTATTGGCCATTCCGGTATTCTTTTCTAAATATGGTTTTAAGAAAACCATCATTGTGGGTATGTTGGCCTGGGCGGTACGTTATGTGTTATTTGCTTATGGTAATGCCGGCAACTTAAGCTTTATGCTGATCATTGGAATTGCGCTCCACGGTGTTTGTTACGATTTCTTCTTTGTTTCTGGTCAGATTTATACCAACTCAAAAGCCGGAGAAAAATTTAAAAGTGCGGCACAGGGTATTATCACGCTTGCAACTTATGGCGTGGGTATGTTGATTGGCTTTAAAGTAGCCGGATTAATTACCGACATGTATAAAACCGGAGAGGTAACGGATTGGAAAATGGTTTGGATTATCCCGGCAGGAATTGCAGCGGCAGTGTTCTTATTGTTTGCCCTGCTGTTCAACGATAAAACTAAATCTGAAATAGAAGCTAAAGCAGTTTAA
- a CDS encoding hydroxypyruvate isomerase family protein — MASNVNRRNALKNIIAGTAAISVSSGFSALAMDKAASDQPLRLKGNINHAVCRWCFSSFDVETLCIEAKKIGIKGIDLVGPKDWPTLKKHGLESTMCNGAEINLVDGFNDEKFHEKLIQNYTAMIPLVAEAGYKYLICFSGNRRGKDDETGWNNCVKGLKQLMPLAEKHNVVLVMELLNSKLNHKDYQCDRTSWGAELCKRLGSENFRLLYDIYHMQIDEGDVIRNIRDYHQYIAHYHTAGVPGRNEIDDTQELYYPAIMKAIAETGFKGFVAQEFIPKNADKIASLKKAISICDI, encoded by the coding sequence ATGGCCTCAAACGTAAATAGAAGAAATGCTTTAAAGAACATCATCGCAGGAACTGCTGCGATTAGTGTTTCTTCAGGATTTTCAGCATTAGCAATGGATAAAGCAGCATCAGATCAGCCGCTAAGGCTAAAAGGAAATATCAACCATGCAGTTTGCCGCTGGTGTTTTAGCAGTTTCGATGTAGAAACACTTTGCATCGAAGCTAAAAAAATCGGTATTAAAGGCATTGACCTCGTTGGCCCTAAAGATTGGCCGACCTTGAAAAAACATGGCCTGGAATCGACCATGTGCAATGGAGCAGAAATTAATCTGGTAGATGGTTTTAACGATGAAAAATTCCACGAAAAATTAATTCAGAACTATACAGCAATGATTCCGCTTGTAGCCGAAGCCGGATATAAATACCTCATCTGTTTTAGCGGAAACCGCCGTGGTAAAGATGATGAAACCGGTTGGAACAATTGTGTTAAAGGCCTGAAACAATTGATGCCATTGGCCGAAAAACACAATGTTGTTCTGGTAATGGAGTTATTAAACAGCAAGCTGAACCATAAAGATTACCAGTGCGACAGAACCTCGTGGGGAGCAGAGCTTTGCAAACGTTTAGGATCTGAAAACTTTAGGTTACTTTATGACATTTACCACATGCAGATTGATGAAGGTGATGTGATCAGGAACATTAGAGATTACCATCAGTACATTGCCCATTACCACACTGCTGGTGTTCCGGGCAGAAACGAAATTGATGATACACAGGAACTTTATTACCCGGCCATTATGAAAGCCATTGCCGAAACCGGCTTTAAAGGTTTCGTTGCACAAGAATTTATACCTAAAAACGCTGATAAAATAGCCTCCTTAAAAAAGGCAATCTCAATTTGCGACATTTAA
- a CDS encoding sugar phosphate isomerase/epimerase family protein: MISRRSFILNSSMAAAAALLAPSFAFATDKKAVGLQLYSLRDELPKDVKGTIAKVAKAGFKEVETYGFSIKDQFWGLTPKEFKALLDANRLKAPSGHYGLGTYLADGNTTELKAAIAAAKVLGSEYVTIPWLDGSIRKNADDYKKIASRINEAGKLTKAAGIRLAYHNHNFEFEKQGDTTGYEILLKGTDKKLVDFELDLYWVVRSGNDPIKLFKENPGRFTMWHVKDMDKANPALNAEVGTGSINFKPIFAQAKLSGMKHFFVEHETNYKPNPLGSVTASCAFIKKEII; the protein is encoded by the coding sequence ATGATATCAAGAAGAAGTTTTATACTCAATAGTAGTATGGCTGCAGCGGCAGCACTTTTGGCGCCGTCGTTCGCTTTTGCTACCGATAAAAAAGCAGTAGGCTTACAATTATATTCTTTAAGGGACGAACTTCCTAAAGATGTAAAGGGAACCATTGCCAAGGTGGCAAAAGCTGGCTTCAAAGAAGTTGAAACCTATGGTTTTTCGATAAAAGATCAATTTTGGGGATTAACGCCCAAAGAATTTAAAGCATTGTTGGATGCTAACAGATTAAAAGCACCAAGTGGCCATTACGGTTTAGGCACTTACCTGGCTGATGGAAATACCACAGAACTTAAAGCGGCAATTGCAGCAGCAAAAGTACTGGGCAGCGAATACGTAACCATTCCCTGGTTAGACGGAAGCATCAGAAAAAATGCCGACGATTATAAAAAAATCGCATCCAGGATTAACGAAGCTGGAAAATTAACAAAAGCAGCCGGTATCAGATTAGCCTATCATAACCACAATTTCGAATTCGAAAAACAGGGTGATACCACCGGTTACGAGATCCTGTTGAAAGGAACCGATAAAAAACTGGTTGATTTCGAACTTGACTTGTATTGGGTAGTACGCTCAGGCAACGATCCGATTAAGTTATTCAAAGAAAATCCGGGCCGTTTTACCATGTGGCATGTTAAAGATATGGATAAAGCCAATCCGGCATTAAATGCTGAAGTAGGAACTGGTTCTATTAACTTCAAACCTATTTTTGCCCAGGCTAAACTTTCGGGCATGAAACATTTCTTCGTAGAGCACGAAACCAATTATAAGCCAAATCCACTAGGTTCCGTTACCGCAAGCTGCGCATTTATAAAAAAAGAAATTATTTAA
- a CDS encoding sugar phosphate isomerase/epimerase family protein, with product MNSRRTFLKQAGLAAGAALLIPSFAFDKVSKNVGLQLYTLRDELPKDVKGVIEKVAKAGYKEVETYGFANGKFWGLTPKEFKALLDANGLKAPSGHYHMDDFVKTGNTDRLKADIESSAAIGGKYFTIAGAHVDMSKGADGFKKTANDFNKVAEIAKASGLKFAYHNHDFEFKKLGDTTGYDVYLTETDKNLVNFEMDLYWVVRSGNDPLALFKKYPGRFPMWHVKDMDKAKPELNTEVGKGSIDFKSIFAQAKLSGMQHFFVEHENNYQPDPIGSIKTSCDYIKASLI from the coding sequence ATGAATTCAAGAAGAACATTCTTAAAACAAGCAGGATTAGCAGCCGGAGCGGCTTTGTTAATCCCATCATTTGCTTTTGATAAAGTAAGCAAAAATGTTGGCCTGCAATTATACACCCTACGCGATGAATTGCCAAAAGATGTAAAAGGCGTTATTGAAAAAGTAGCAAAAGCCGGATACAAAGAGGTCGAAACTTATGGTTTTGCAAATGGAAAATTTTGGGGTTTAACACCTAAAGAATTTAAAGCCTTACTTGATGCCAATGGCTTAAAAGCACCAAGTGGACATTACCACATGGATGATTTTGTAAAAACAGGAAATACCGATAGGTTAAAAGCAGATATCGAATCATCAGCTGCAATTGGCGGTAAATATTTTACCATTGCCGGCGCACACGTTGATATGAGTAAAGGTGCAGATGGTTTCAAAAAAACAGCCAATGATTTTAACAAAGTGGCAGAAATTGCAAAAGCCTCAGGATTAAAATTCGCTTATCATAACCACGATTTCGAATTTAAAAAATTAGGCGATACTACGGGTTACGATGTTTACTTAACTGAAACCGATAAAAACCTGGTTAATTTTGAAATGGATTTATACTGGGTAGTACGTTCAGGTAATGATCCGTTAGCATTATTTAAAAAATACCCAGGCCGTTTCCCAATGTGGCACGTAAAAGATATGGACAAAGCCAAACCTGAATTAAACACCGAGGTGGGTAAAGGATCAATTGATTTTAAATCGATTTTTGCTCAGGCAAAACTTTCAGGTATGCAACACTTTTTTGTGGAGCACGAAAATAACTATCAGCCAGATCCAATTGGCTCGATCAAAACAAGCTGCGATTATATCAAAGCAAGTTTAATTTAA
- a CDS encoding aspartate-semialdehyde dehydrogenase, which translates to MKVAVVGATGLVGTVMLKVLEERNFPLTELIPVASEKSVGKEITFKGKKFPIVSMDTAISMKPDIALFSAGGNTSLEHAPRFKEAGTTVIDNSSAWRMDPAIKLIVPEVNAHELSIDNKIIANPNCSTIQMVVVLKPLHDKYKIKRVVVSTYQSVTGTGVKAVEQLMNERKGIDGPKAYPYEIDLNVLPHIDVFLENGYTKEEMKMVKETNKIMSDDSIKVTATTVRIPVMGGHSESVNIEFENDFDLAEVRSILEKSPGIIVVDDVANLKYPMPKDAHEKDEVFVGRIRRDESAPKALNLWIVADNLRKGAATNAVQIAEYLIQKELV; encoded by the coding sequence ATGAAAGTAGCAGTAGTAGGTGCAACCGGATTGGTTGGCACTGTCATGTTAAAAGTATTGGAGGAAAGAAATTTCCCTTTAACAGAGTTAATTCCCGTAGCATCAGAAAAGAGCGTTGGTAAGGAAATTACTTTTAAGGGTAAGAAGTTCCCAATTGTTAGCATGGATACTGCAATCAGCATGAAGCCAGATATCGCTTTGTTTTCGGCTGGTGGAAATACTTCATTAGAGCACGCGCCACGTTTTAAAGAGGCTGGAACAACGGTTATCGATAACTCTTCTGCCTGGAGAATGGATCCTGCAATTAAATTAATTGTACCGGAAGTTAATGCACACGAACTTTCTATCGATAACAAAATTATTGCTAACCCAAACTGTTCTACCATCCAGATGGTGGTGGTATTAAAGCCTCTACACGATAAATACAAAATTAAACGTGTGGTGGTTTCTACCTACCAATCGGTTACCGGTACAGGTGTTAAAGCGGTTGAGCAGTTAATGAATGAGCGTAAAGGTATTGATGGCCCGAAAGCTTATCCTTATGAAATCGATTTAAATGTTCTTCCTCATATTGATGTTTTCTTGGAAAACGGATATACCAAAGAAGAAATGAAAATGGTTAAGGAAACGAACAAAATCATGAGCGATGATAGCATTAAAGTTACCGCTACAACGGTTCGTATTCCGGTAATGGGTGGTCACTCAGAATCGGTAAATATCGAGTTTGAAAATGATTTCGATTTAGCCGAAGTGCGTAGTATTTTAGAAAAATCGCCTGGTATAATTGTTGTTGACGATGTGGCTAACTTAAAATACCCAATGCCGAAAGATGCACACGAAAAAGATGAAGTTTTTGTAGGCCGTATCCGTAGGGATGAGTCGGCTCCTAAAGCCCTTAACCTTTGGATTGTTGCCGATAACTTACGTAAAGGTGCAGCAACCAATGCAGTTCAGATTGCCGAATATCTGATTCAGAAAGAATTGGTTTAA
- a CDS encoding CDP-alcohol phosphatidyltransferase family protein — protein sequence MKHIPIALIYSRLLIGFGIILLSVFHVSNYSFLAITLLSIGLLTDVFDGIIARKLNISSEKLRRLDSGIDQVFFISVAVATYIQCPDFFKTNLVKLIVLGAFEASTYALSYIKFKKEIATHSIGAKIWTLTIFATLVEIMVHCESVVLFEICFWLCMATRLEILAIVFTLKKWTNDVPTIYHAIKLRQGKEIKRNKLFNG from the coding sequence ATGAAACATATTCCCATTGCGCTTATATATTCCAGATTACTTATCGGTTTTGGAATCATCCTGTTAAGCGTTTTCCATGTTAGCAATTATTCTTTTTTAGCCATCACCTTATTATCCATTGGTTTGTTAACCGATGTTTTTGATGGCATTATTGCCCGTAAGCTCAATATCTCTTCCGAAAAGTTAAGGCGGCTTGATTCCGGAATCGATCAGGTATTTTTTATCTCGGTGGCAGTTGCCACTTATATCCAATGTCCTGATTTCTTTAAAACCAACCTGGTCAAATTAATTGTCCTTGGTGCTTTTGAAGCTTCAACTTATGCTTTAAGTTATATCAAATTCAAAAAAGAAATTGCCACACATTCAATTGGTGCTAAAATCTGGACGCTGACAATATTTGCTACTTTAGTCGAAATTATGGTGCATTGCGAATCGGTGGTGCTCTTTGAAATTTGTTTTTGGCTCTGCATGGCCACCCGCTTGGAAATACTCGCCATTGTTTTTACCCTCAAAAAATGGACAAATGACGTACCCACTATTTATCATGCAATAAAACTGAGGCAGGGAAAGGAAATTAAGCGTAATAAGTTATTCAACGGGTAA
- a CDS encoding ATP-binding protein has product MIIRNLQNHIESKFFKQKAIIVTGARQVGKTTMLKQLVKKTELSFVFLNCDEANVRTTLTDISIERLKSIIGVNKIIFIDEAQRVTNIGLTLKLIVDNFTDVQLLVTGSSSLDLAVGIKESLTGRKFEYHLFPFSVAELIEDTNVLIEEQALEKRLIYGTYPDAINYPGEEKELLLNLANSYLFKDILSLTGIRKPLQLEKLVQALALQIGNEVSYTELGQMIEADKLTVERYIDLLEQCFVVFRLGAYSSNLRNEIKKSKKIYFYDTGIRNAVIENFSMLGLRQDAGQLFENYIVSEYIKASNNKRKHAKYYFWRSFQQQEIDLIEEVDGKVNAIEIKWNANKKVKFPSTFLDAYPTNETYVINKANYTSFLM; this is encoded by the coding sequence ATGATTATAAGAAATCTGCAGAATCACATCGAATCGAAATTTTTTAAACAAAAAGCCATTATTGTTACCGGTGCAAGGCAAGTGGGTAAAACCACTATGTTAAAGCAACTCGTAAAAAAAACAGAATTGTCCTTTGTTTTCCTAAACTGTGACGAAGCTAATGTACGCACCACATTAACCGACATCAGTATTGAGCGGTTAAAATCAATTATCGGTGTTAACAAAATCATTTTCATCGATGAAGCACAACGTGTTACCAATATTGGCTTAACGTTAAAACTGATCGTCGATAATTTTACTGATGTCCAGTTACTGGTTACAGGTTCCTCATCATTAGATCTGGCCGTTGGCATCAAAGAATCATTAACGGGAAGAAAATTCGAATATCACCTCTTCCCTTTTTCTGTTGCAGAACTTATTGAAGACACTAATGTGCTTATTGAAGAACAGGCTTTAGAAAAAAGGTTAATTTATGGTACTTATCCTGATGCGATCAATTATCCGGGTGAAGAAAAAGAGCTGTTATTAAATTTGGCCAACAGTTATCTTTTTAAGGATATTTTATCCCTGACTGGCATCCGAAAACCTTTACAGCTCGAAAAATTGGTACAGGCATTAGCACTACAGATTGGTAACGAAGTTTCTTATACTGAACTTGGCCAAATGATTGAGGCCGATAAACTTACTGTTGAGCGTTACATCGATTTATTAGAACAATGTTTCGTTGTATTTAGGCTAGGTGCTTACAGCAGTAACCTGCGGAACGAAATTAAAAAGAGTAAAAAGATATACTTCTATGATACAGGAATTCGCAACGCGGTAATCGAAAATTTTAGTATGCTCGGCTTACGACAGGATGCTGGTCAGTTATTCGAAAATTACATCGTATCTGAATACATAAAGGCCAGTAATAATAAAAGAAAGCATGCAAAATATTATTTTTGGCGCAGTTTTCAGCAACAGGAAATTGATTTAATAGAAGAAGTTGATGGAAAAGTAAATGCCATAGAGATCAAGTGGAACGCGAATAAAAAAGTAAAGTTTCCCTCAACATTTTTAGATGCATACCCCACCAACGAAACATACGTTATAAATAAAGCTAACTATACCAGTTTCCTGATGTAA
- the dacB gene encoding D-alanyl-D-alanine carboxypeptidase/D-alanyl-D-alanine endopeptidase, protein MKFFKILSLSLCLTIAANAQNRILNIEKAFDNLLNDEQAKHALVSLCVLDANTGKTLYAKNEQIGLATASTLKTITAATAFSILGKDFQFQTTLAYTGTITTDGTLKGNLIIIGSGDPTLGSWRYQNKESAVLTTWVTAIKAAGIKKIEGSVIGDDRIFGTQTTPEGWVWQDIGNYYGAGTSGLAWRENQFDIHLKPGSSTADEVKIVKTVPATPYVQLVNELKTGASGTGDRSYAFLPPYSNVAYLRGSWGMGIAKTGISVALPDPAFDCAYRLQDTLKRLGISTGQQATTARLMTLNNQVIPSVTQKISTISSPSLSEMTYWFLKKSINLYGESLLKTIAIKSGKAGTTSKGAETEINFWADKGIDRTALNIIDGSGLSPGDRITTSAMANVLFQIQKENWFTDYYKALPEYNGMKIKSGTINDVSAFSGYHTDAAGNKYVVVININNYSGNSINKKLFKVLDELK, encoded by the coding sequence ATGAAATTTTTCAAAATATTGTCCCTATCGCTGTGCTTAACAATTGCAGCAAATGCCCAAAACAGGATCCTAAACATCGAAAAAGCCTTTGATAATTTATTAAACGACGAACAGGCAAAACATGCCCTAGTATCTCTTTGCGTTTTGGATGCCAATACCGGTAAAACGCTATATGCTAAAAATGAGCAGATCGGTTTAGCTACCGCTTCAACACTAAAAACCATTACGGCTGCAACAGCCTTTAGTATTTTAGGGAAAGATTTTCAGTTTCAGACTACTTTGGCCTATACCGGAACAATTACTACAGATGGAACATTAAAAGGTAACCTGATCATTATCGGTAGCGGCGACCCAACTTTAGGTTCGTGGCGTTATCAAAACAAAGAAAGTGCCGTTTTAACCACTTGGGTTACGGCCATAAAAGCCGCAGGCATAAAAAAAATAGAAGGTTCTGTAATTGGTGATGACCGTATTTTTGGCACACAAACCACACCTGAAGGCTGGGTTTGGCAGGATATCGGCAATTATTATGGTGCTGGTACTTCGGGTTTAGCCTGGCGCGAAAATCAGTTCGATATCCATTTAAAGCCAGGGAGCAGTACAGCAGATGAAGTGAAAATTGTGAAAACAGTTCCGGCTACGCCTTATGTGCAGTTGGTTAATGAACTCAAAACCGGTGCATCTGGTACGGGCGATAGAAGTTATGCTTTCCTTCCACCTTACAGTAATGTTGCTTACCTCCGCGGAAGCTGGGGAATGGGCATTGCCAAAACAGGCATTTCGGTTGCCCTCCCCGACCCTGCTTTTGATTGTGCTTACCGTTTACAGGATACTTTGAAGAGATTGGGGATTTCGACCGGTCAGCAGGCCACTACAGCAAGGTTAATGACCTTAAACAATCAGGTCATTCCTTCAGTTACACAAAAAATAAGCACCATTAGTTCGCCAAGTTTAAGCGAGATGACCTATTGGTTTTTAAAGAAAAGCATCAATTTATATGGCGAATCACTTTTAAAAACAATTGCGATAAAATCGGGGAAAGCAGGTACAACAAGTAAAGGTGCTGAAACTGAAATCAACTTTTGGGCTGATAAAGGAATTGATAGAACAGCATTGAATATTATCGACGGCAGCGGACTTTCTCCAGGCGACCGAATTACAACCTCGGCAATGGCAAATGTTCTTTTTCAGATTCAGAAAGAAAACTGGTTCACTGATTATTATAAAGCACTGCCTGAATACAATGGAATGAAAATTAAAAGTGGAACCATAAACGATGTTTCTGCCTTTTCAGGTTACCATACGGATGCTGCTGGTAACAAATATGTGGTGGTGATCAATATTAATAATTATAGCGGAAACAGTATTAACAAAAAGTTGTTTAAGGTATTAGACGAATTAAAATAA
- a CDS encoding ABC transporter ATP-binding protein: protein MLHFNQFEKSYFDHLVLKIDNIKLPEGIFWIKGSNGTGKSTLLKAIAGILSFKGDIAIGTVYLKNHGVAYRKLVNFAATEPLFPEFLSGAEMIGLFAKAKGASSGQAEALLAEIGMQDYIYNPLGSYSSGMLKKLSLVLAFLGKPKLILLDEPLNTIDAESLEVLYRWINKKHKEEGISFLLSSHQSLDELKLPGLKQINIEDKKLTLNF from the coding sequence ATGCTGCACTTCAATCAATTTGAAAAATCTTACTTCGATCATCTCGTTTTAAAGATAGATAATATTAAGCTTCCTGAAGGCATTTTTTGGATAAAAGGAAGCAATGGTACAGGAAAAAGTACCTTATTGAAAGCGATTGCAGGGATATTGTCTTTTAAGGGTGATATCGCAATAGGAACGGTTTATCTGAAGAATCATGGTGTAGCCTACAGAAAACTGGTCAATTTTGCCGCTACCGAACCATTATTTCCCGAATTTTTAAGCGGAGCGGAGATGATCGGTCTTTTTGCGAAAGCTAAAGGTGCAAGTTCGGGACAGGCGGAGGCATTACTTGCTGAAATCGGAATGCAAGATTACATTTATAATCCATTGGGTTCTTATTCCAGTGGTATGCTTAAAAAACTTTCGCTGGTGCTGGCTTTTTTGGGCAAACCCAAATTGATCTTATTGGATGAACCTTTAAATACCATCGATGCCGAATCTCTAGAGGTGTTGTATCGTTGGATCAACAAAAAACATAAAGAAGAAGGGATCAGTTTTCTTTTATCCTCACACCAGTCATTGGATGAATTAAAATTGCCCGGACTTAAACAGATTAATATCGAAGATAAAAAATTAACCCTGAACTTTTAA
- a CDS encoding GNAT family N-acetyltransferase, whose amino-acid sequence MQLTLRPYQPSDVESLVKYANNFNISKYLTNKFPFLYEKKDGEAFIQLALSHDPLQIKAIVLNGEVIGSIGVHQLSDIYSKSAEMGYWIAEDFWGRGIVPLAIKEMLQYGFTTFDIDRIFARTTHTNLASQQVLKKSGFIFEAELKGTIFKNDEYFDELIFGFRKNQLR is encoded by the coding sequence ATGCAACTAACTTTACGTCCTTACCAGCCCAGCGATGTTGAAAGTTTGGTTAAATACGCCAATAATTTCAATATTTCTAAATACCTGACCAATAAATTCCCATTTCTTTACGAAAAAAAAGATGGGGAAGCTTTTATTCAACTGGCTTTAAGTCATGATCCCTTACAAATCAAAGCCATTGTATTAAATGGTGAAGTAATCGGATCGATAGGTGTGCATCAACTGTCCGATATTTATAGTAAAAGTGCAGAAATGGGTTACTGGATTGCTGAAGATTTTTGGGGAAGAGGAATTGTTCCGCTTGCCATAAAAGAAATGCTTCAATATGGTTTCACTACCTTCGATATTGATAGAATTTTTGCACGGACAACACATACGAACCTGGCTTCGCAGCAGGTTTTAAAGAAATCGGGCTTTATTTTCGAAGCGGAATTAAAGGGTACCATTTTTAAAAATGACGAATATTTTGATGAGCTGATTTTTGGATTTAGAAAAAATCAACTCCGCTAG